The following DNA comes from Paraburkholderia phytofirmans PsJN.
CGCCTTGCGATACTGGCTGCGCGCAAGGCTTGCGTCGCCGTTGGCATCGGCGAGCACGCCAAGCAGATAAAACGCGTCGGCGTGTGGGGCGTGGTGTTCCAGATAGGCGCTGATCGCCGTGGCGGCTTCCGCGAGGCGGCCGCCGTCAGCCAGCGCGTGCGCGGCTTGTAACGTGTCGCGTGCCGCGTTGGTCGGCGCGGTGACTGGCGGCAACGACGGGTTGAATGCCGGCGGCGTGGCGGCTGGCATCGGCGTTTTGTGCGTGTACGCTTGCGTCGCACTGTTCTCACGCTGGGCGAACTGCGTCGCGCCCCTGAACGGCGTGGGCGCAACCGGATCGGGCCACGCGAAAGGCTCCGCGGAAAACACGTGCGGCGACGAGAGTGCGGGATTCTGCGAATGCGTCATCGCAAGCGCGGCGGCGGTAGCGAGCGGCGCGGTGTGCCAGCTATTCCACTGCGTCTCCTCGGGCGCGCCGTGATGAAACGCGAAGGCCAGCGGGATCTTTGCGGACTGCATGCCGTAGCGCATTAGCAGCCCGGTTTCCGCAGGGCCGACGAACAGCGTGCCGTTTCCCGCCAGCACGCTGGTGAGCGCCTGCAGGGCTTTTTGCTGCGCGTCGCGGTCGAAGTAAATCAGCACGTTGCGGCAGAACACGAAGTCATAGACACCGAGCGACGACGCGTCGAGTTGCATCAGATTGGCACGCGAGAAACGCACGGCTTCGACGATGCGCGGTGCGAGACGCCAGCCGTCTTCGGTGCGCGTGAAGTGAGCGTCGCGGAACGCAAACGCATTGCCGCGAAACGAATTGCGTCCGTAGACCGCGCGTTGCGCGACGGCGAGTGAGCGGT
Coding sequences within:
- a CDS encoding CheR family methyltransferase codes for the protein MNAHHDNAPLYRRFAELLHRTIGLDAASLGHSAIERAVDQRAAAWCADGHAEATLADYWEAAQCSPSMVQALIETVVVPETWFYRDADAFKALARLAHERLAERGNALPLRVLSLPCSTGEEPYTIAMTLLDAGFDPAQLRIDAMDISDRSLAVAQRAVYGRNSFRGNAFAFRDAHFTRTEDGWRLAPRIVEAVRFSRANLMQLDASSLGVYDFVFCRNVLIYFDRDAQQKALQALTSVLAGNGTLFVGPAETGLLMRYGMQSAKIPLAFAFHHGAPEETQWNSWHTAPLATAAALAMTHSQNPALSSPHVFSAEPFAWPDPVAPTPFRGATQFAQRENSATQAYTHKTPMPAATPPAFNPSLPPVTAPTNAARDTLQAAHALADGGRLAEAATAISAYLEHHAPHADAFYLLGVLADANGDASLARSQYRKALYLDPQHAEALAHLATLLELEGDRDAARLLMQRASRAQGAQRG